A stretch of the Methanobacterium veterum genome encodes the following:
- a CDS encoding metal-dependent hydrolase codes for MRYYTHITLGILLYALLVWLLDQPFTIAGILFTAWISIMPDLIERAIGEHRSWGHSIIWLIPVIASFLFNIQMGIAFASGFLGHILLDTITKKGVAFLYPFKKTRMVMPKKEKSRIQTGNKQEKALCLVLLLLLVPLAYGVVYGMPEYGILADGNNSTLKKTNSSNALSDFIDKITGNLKNNGTKSSNYKTGSSNYTPYTKTNAVDKTTDKVTDNTNNNDNNDDTDNLIDWLTDNQDNNTNNNQNTTNQTNQTNNETDNNQDLLDMLDPLFDDLTGAAGGDDIEQNITMEDDSQDYIPDSYDPGYNPDADYWDDSGDYSDSEDDGGFFFFMIVPLIKVVL; via the coding sequence ATGAGATATTATACTCATATAACTTTAGGAATTTTATTATACGCCCTGTTAGTTTGGTTATTAGATCAACCTTTTACAATAGCAGGGATATTGTTCACAGCATGGATCTCTATAATGCCTGATTTGATTGAAAGAGCAATAGGAGAACATCGAAGCTGGGGACATTCTATAATTTGGTTAATTCCAGTTATAGCGAGCTTTTTATTTAATATACAAATGGGAATAGCATTTGCAAGTGGATTTCTAGGGCATATACTGTTAGATACAATTACAAAAAAAGGAGTAGCTTTTCTATACCCTTTCAAAAAAACAAGAATGGTAATGCCTAAAAAAGAAAAATCTAGAATTCAAACAGGTAATAAACAAGAAAAAGCCTTATGCTTAGTACTTTTATTATTATTAGTACCCTTGGCATATGGTGTAGTTTATGGAATGCCTGAATATGGTATTTTAGCAGATGGAAATAATTCAACTCTTAAAAAAACAAACAGTAGTAATGCTTTAAGTGATTTCATAGATAAAATTACAGGGAATTTAAAAAATAATGGTACTAAATCATCTAATTATAAAACAGGAAGCTCAAATTATACACCTTATACAAAAACAAACGCAGTAGATAAAACAACAGACAAAGTAACCGATAATACAAACAATAATGATAATAACGACGATACAGACAATTTAATAGATTGGTTAACAGATAATCAAGACAATAACACAAATAACAACCAGAATACAACAAATCAAACTAATCAGACTAACAATGAAACAGACAATAATCAAGATTTACTAGATATGTTAGACCCTTTATTCGATGATTTAACAGGTGCAGCAGGCGGAGATGACATAGAACAGAATATAACAATGGAAGACGACAGCCAAGATTACATACCAGATAGTTACGACCCAGGATATAACCCAGACGCTGATTATTGGGATGATTCAGGAGACTATTCAGACAGTGAAGATGATGGAGGATTCTTCTTTTTTATGATAGTACCATTAATTAAGGTGGTATTATGA
- the hjc gene encoding Holliday junction resolvase Hjc, producing MKSELMTPKQIKRMGIKHEQDLVKLFKDNDFSACRLAASGISNPDIFAADGEQTLILEVKTSHTSLIRVRSKQVYTLRTFAQRFKAKAYIAAKFLNRSNWRFVELQYLNVGIKGFSLDYNTAELKGITFNELISNESQTKLI from the coding sequence ATGAAATCAGAGCTTATGACGCCCAAACAAATAAAAAGAATGGGAATAAAGCATGAGCAAGATTTAGTGAAATTGTTTAAAGATAATGATTTCTCAGCTTGCAGGCTTGCAGCCTCTGGAATTTCAAACCCCGATATATTTGCAGCAGACGGAGAACAAACATTAATTTTAGAAGTGAAAACAAGCCATACAAGTTTAATAAGAGTTAGAAGTAAGCAGGTTTATACATTAAGGACATTTGCACAGAGATTTAAGGCAAAAGCATACATAGCAGCTAAATTTTTAAATAGGTCAAATTGGCGATTTGTAGAACTTCAATATCTAAATGTGGGGATTAAAGGGTTTTCATTAGATTATAACACTGCAGAATTAAAAGGAATAACTTTTAACGAGCTAATAAGTAATGAATCACAAACAAAATTGATCTAA